The genomic window ATCCAAGTTCAAAGCATTCAAAAACAGATACAGATGTACTATCTGAATTTGGTCACTCTTTTGTCAAAGAGCATtttgcaaacttgtagtgtatttgaggtttaaaaggcttctaaagtttttAATTTCCACCTACAAACGTAGGAAGTCACAAAAATGTCctaacaaaaaaatgtatcaacttctataaaaatgtccattcattataatccacatgtcctgttgctgcaggattcttttcctgctgtgagaaactggtcaaattaagatagaACACCTGTATACAGCATGTACTCAGTATGCAGGCCTAATATGTAAATAACATGTGCACCAGACGTAAACGATcacccacctcttctcctccaggtCTGTCTTGTTGCCCACTAACATGATGATGACATCACTGCCCCTCTCTGTTCGAACGTCGTCAATCCACTTACAGGTCTGCTGGAACGAGTTCACGTCTGGGAAGGAAATATATCATGTACTTTTCTACTGgatgttactgtgtgttacaatGTTTGCCATTGTagggcacagtgtgtgtgtgtgtgcgtgtgcgtgtgtgtgtgtgtgtgtgtgtgtgtgtgtgtgtgtgtgtgtgtgtgtgtgtgcgcgcgcgtgtgcaTCCATCAGGTTCTGCTCGTCGTGTGAGTTCTGCCACTCACTTGTAATGTCATACACCACCACAGCGACAGTAGAGTCCCGTATGTAGCTGGGGATGAGGCTCCTGAAGCGCTCCTGACCTGCTGTATCCCACAGCTGCAGTCTCACCTAGACACACACAAGCCCACTGAGCTGCAGTACTTGCTAAGCAACACGGTTAAACTACAACAAGCCTTTACAAACATGTTTATTTAACTTCATTTCACCATAATAATTTATGAATGACTCATTTACATTATGCAGTAATAGGTATAGTATGTATAGTTAGTATGTGTAATATGCTAGGACAAATTAGGGTGCTTTGTACTAGTTAGGGTGCTAGGCCCCTAAAACAATGGGTAAATAATGTAGtctgtgttgatctgtgtgttcATTTCAGGTAACTGACAGAGTTTCTTACTGTTCGGTCCTCCAGGTACATGGTCTTTGATAAGAAGTCAATCCCAATGGTCGCCTGTCAAATAAAACAACAGGAAAGTGATACTCGCAATAATAGTGCAATAAAAGTCCAGTGTGTCACAATAATAGCACACAGGTTACAGTGTGTCACAATAATAGCACACAGGTTACACTGTCACAATAATAGCACACAGGTTACAGTGTGTCACAATAATAGCACACAGGTTACAGTGTGTCACAATAATAGCACACAGGTTACAGTGTGTCACAATAATAGCACACAGGTTACACTGTCACAATAATAGCACACAGGTTACAGTGTGTCACAATAATAGCACACAGGTTACACTGTCACAATAATAGCACACAGGTTACAGTGTGTCACAATAATAGCACACAGGTTACACTGTAACAAAAATAGCACACAGGTTACAGTGTGTCACAATAATAGCACACAGGTTACAGTGTCACAATAATAGCACACAGGTTACACTGTCACAATAATAGCACACAGGTTACACTGTGTCACAATAATAGCACACAGGTTACACTGTCACAAAAATAGCACACAGGTTACAGTGTCACAATAATAGCACACAGGTTACAGTGTCACAATAATAGCTCACAGGTTACAGTGTGTCACAATAATAGCACACAGGTTACACTGTCACAAAAATAGCACACAGGTTACAGTGTGTCACAATAATAGCACACAGGTTACAGTGTCACAATAATAGCACACAGGTTACACTGTCACAATAATAGCACACAGGTTACACTGTGTCACAATAATAGCACACAGGTTACACTGTCACAATAATAGCACACAGGTTACACTGTCACAATAATAGCACACAGGTTACACTGTGTCACAATAATAGCACACAGGTTACACTGTAACAATAATAGCACACAGGTTACAGTGTGTCACAATAATAGCACACAGGTTACAGTGTCACAATAATAGCACACAGGTTACACTGTGTCACAATAATAGCACACAGGTTACAGTGTGTCACAATAATAGCACACAGGTTACAGTGTGTCACAATAATAGCACACAGGTTACAGTGTCACAATAATAGCACACAGGTTACACTGTGTCACAATAATAGCACACAGGTTACACTGTGTCACAATAATAGCACACAGGTTACACTGTGTCACAATAATAGCACACAGGTTACAGTGTGTCACAATAATAGCACACAGGTTACACTGTCACAATAATAGCACACAGGTTACAGTGTGTCACAATAATAGCACACAGGTTACACTGTCACAATAATAGCACACAGGTTACAGTGTGTCACAATAATAGCACACAGGTTACAGTGTGTCACAATAATAGCACACAGGTTACAGTGTGTCACAATAATAGCACACAGGTTACAGTGTGTCACAATAATAGCACATAGGTTACAGTGTGTCACAATAATAGCACACAGGTTACACTGTCACAATAATAGCACACAGGTTACACTGTCACAATAATAGCACACAGGTTACACTGTGTCACAATAATAGCACACAGGTTACAGTGTGTCACAATAATAGCACACAGGTTACAGTGTGTCACAATAATAGCACACAGGTTACACTGTCACAATAATAGCACACAGGTTACACTGTCACAATAATAGCACACAGGTTACAGTGTGTCACAATAATAGCACACAGGTTACAGTGTGTCTCAATAATAGCACACAGGTTACAGTGTGTCACAATAATAGCACACAGGTTACAGTGTCACAATAATAGCACACAGGTTACAGTGTGTCACAATAATAGCACACAGGTTACACTGTGTCACAATAATAGCACACAGGTTACACTGTGTCTCACTAATAGCACACAGGTTACACTGTCACAATAATAGCACACAGGTTACACTGTCACAATAATAGCACACAGGTTACACTGTCACAATAATAGCACACAGGTTACAGTGTGTCACAATAATATCACACGGTTTACAGTGTGTCACAATAATAGCACACAGGTTACACTGTGTCACAATAATAGCACACAGGTTACACTGTGTCACAATAATAGCACACAGGTTACAGTGTCACAATAATAGCACACAGGTTACAGTgtgtcacaataacagcacacaGGTTACAGTGTCACAATAATAGCACACAGGTTACAGTGTGTCACAATAATAGCACACAGGTTACACTGTGTCACAATAATAGCACACAGGTTACAGTGTGTCACAATAATAGCACACAGGTTACAGTGTGTCACAATAATAGCACACAGGTTACACTGTCACAATAATAGCACACAGGTTACACTGTGTCACAATAATAGCACACAGGTTACACTGTCACAATAATAGCACACAGGTTACACTGTCACAATAATAGCACACAGGTTACACTGTGTCACAATAATAGCACACAGGTTACACTGTGTCACACTAATAGCACCCAGGGTACAGTGTGTCACAATAATAGCACACAGGGTACAGTGTGTCACCCTCTATCTTTTGTTATTCACAAAGGAATGGGATCTACTGTGATAGATAGGAagcataatttttttattttgtgtGAAGGCCAGGCGCGCAAATCTAATCATGGTCTATTGTAAGTAGATTTGCATTGCCCTTTGTACTGTATTTGTTGTCCTATCATTTGTATGTACCAGAACAGGAAGTAGAGCAGCCAGGTCTTACCTGATATGTGTTGTCGAAGCTGTCGTACATAAACCGGGTGATCAGCGATGTCTTCCCCACTGGAAGAGGAACAGAACACAGGGTTGAATATTAAAGTTTGtttctaaaaaaaaaagaagctgcATCCACCAATTTTTCACATTAGTCTTTTTTCATCCGAAATAAATGCTTCTGGGTACCTTTTTGTGGGTGTGCAATATTACTGGTTTCAGAATTTCTATTCCTAGATTTTAGATGTGTATTAAAATGGGTTTTGTTGCAAAGGGCTATATATCATTTTTTTGCTGGAATTTAATATTCGTATACTGTATATTTAACATATAAATTCAACCCATCATAAATCTAGCCTCATTCTATAGTGTTTGGTTAGAGTTATGtctcgtcccaaatggcaccttattccctatatagtgccctactttgacaagagccctattccctatatagtgccctacttttaccAGATtcttgttccctatatagtaccctactttagaccagaaccctattccctatatagtgccctactatgACCAGATccttgttccctatatagtaccctactttagaccagagccctattccctatatagtgccctactttagaccagagccctattccctatatagtgtcctactttgaccagagcacaGATCACATATTACTGTATTGATTAatttagttaaaaaaaaatatatatattcaacaTTGATGTTACAAATGTATCATTTCTACAGTTCTTTATTAAAAATGTAATTTTTTATCACATTTGACTTTTTTCTCTGAGAGGAAGGTGGCTATATCCAGTTATGCAACAAATTGGGATCGTTTGTCTCTCTGAAATATAACCATCTTGTCATttaacaaccccatgccatgaaaCCCCAATCTCTTTCAGAAGTTCTTTAAACCAAAAAAAACTAATAtgccaacatttctgaaaatggatatacTGTATAGTATTTTGGGATGAAACTCTTCATATACATATAGGTATGCATGCACAAGCAAGCTCTCgcgcacacacacccagacacacacatacacacgaaaCCCACAATCACAGGTACACTGAATGACAGCCTAGTTAGCACCCATTACCCAATGTTCATCACTCACAGGCCAAAACAATATGAGGTTAAGCAATTTATTAAAACCTGAAGATCTAAAGATCACCAatggtctgtgagtgttttagGGGACACTCATCACAATTAGTAGCCTACAGAAAACAATTGGCATTGGCCGATACAGGCTTGAaatcagcaccacggacagctaCATAACAGCATACATTATGGAAAGCCACGAGGCTGCTACATACAAATGCaataacacacatgcacacacagaaacaaacacacgcacacagtaaCCATGGACAGCTACATCTCAGCAGCCTTTTCTATGGAAAGCCATGACAGCTATcattatatacacacaaacatacactcaGTTATGGAATagacatgacacacacactctctctctcactctctcccgccctctctctctctctctctctctctctctcatatacacacacactctctctctctctccctctctctctctctctctctcatatacacacacacacactatctctctctctctctctcatatacacacacacacacacacacacacacacacacacacacacacacacacacacacacacacacacacacacacacacacacacacacacacacacacatccattatattataaataaaccattatattgcCCAAATGTATACTATTTTACACTTCAACTCCATGATCGAGCAGAGGTGGATAGACTGTCTGCTGTCTGACCACGTATTCTAAGAGGTTTATAGCGCTGAACCATTATCGACCTCTTGAGTCTTTGCCATATCAACCACGTAAACAGTCATTGTTCTCTAAATTATTGAATTATTGAATAAATCATCATGTTATGACACTAACAGACCATTCGTGACCATTCGGATATTATGATTTGGAACGGTGAGTCAACGGATTGGAGACAGTGACTGCGAGGTTTATAAATTCGACAGACATCGCCAACCTGGGTGTGTCCCGAAATGACACATGGTAACTATTTATCTATATAACCATTTTAAACCGGGGGGAAAAAAATCATAGCTCATCATATAATAAGTTTAAATGTTGAAGTCTATAGTCAACGATTGAACTGTGATTAAATATTATTATAATCTTGAAACAGAGCGAATATTTCTGCCGGCCACTGCACCACATCAAAACATCCAAATTCTTATATCACGTCGCTTACTGTATCTGTAATACCAATGATGATGAAATAGAATGAAACATGATTAAATAGAGAAATTGTTTGAAATAAAATATTCATATCGGTAAAATGCGGAGGATAGCCTACATTGTATTTCATGACGTTTTAGATCGAAATGGATGACTAATCAAATTTTCTACAGAAACAAAATCGTGACGGGAACCAGTGAATTGGTTGATTGAGTTAACATTTGACACAAACTCTCAACACATTTACAAAATAGTAAAAACTTTCAAATAGACCAAAGAATACAGTCATGGCCTTCAAGATGCGTTATCGTGTTTGGCAACTGATAACCAAGCCTCCAAGGCGTTCCAAAAAACTCAACTCACCGCTCTGTTCTCCTAAAAAGACCAGTTTGAATTTCCTCAGAGGGTTCCCCAAGTCTCCTCCGGCGGACATGGTTACAGCGATAACTCTATCGGATTATAATAGAGGTTTTCTGATCCAGAGGCGTTGGTTCGATCACTATCGGTGTGTCGGGATCCTCGTCTGCTCATATAATGATGGGAATGCAGCGCAGCATCGTCCTGTCAATTTAGGATGCGTGTGCGCCTGCGTGACCTCACCTTATTCATCCTCTCACCTTCTTGAATACTATTGCATTTTCTCCCGTTAATTACACAGTGTAGAGCTACTCAACAGTAAAGTAAGTAACATAATACAATATTGATGCTTTCCGGTTAGTTTTATTTTCAAACAGAATGTGTTATAAACCATTTGTTATAGTAATATGACATTCATATTCATTCACAAATAGTGTCATTTATACACATAAAAACAATGTAAATACTGTACAATAAAACAGTAGTGTATACAGGTTTTCATGATAAGCAAACCAAAAACATTTCTTTATCAAAGTAGCATATGAAGTTATCAAAAGTCCCTTTAAATAATGGAATAAACTATGTCAATTTTGATTATAGTCCAAAAGAAACCACTTTCAGTGTTGATACTACATAATAAcaacatttagcagacacttttatccaaagcgactaaGACAGCTGTCGTTAACAGTGACACATACTCAGTTGAATTGGCCGATGCGGGAATTGAACCTGCAACCTTAGTGTTGCCCGTATTGTGCTCTAACTTGAGCCGTAAGAACCAATGGTCTTGACCCTTTCCCCAGTGGCCCCTCAGGGTCAGTGCTGGCCTCTCACACCGGCACCCCAGGCTCCTTCTCAATACTCAGACAAGGCGTGTGCTGTACTCTCCAGCCTGCCAGGGCTAGCAGCACCAACCCCAGGCACTTATAACCCAACTGCAGCCCAAAGTACCTGGGAGAGAGGACACAACAAGAACAACATGTACCTTATTCAGTATATTCATCTTTATTTATTCCCAAtctcgatttaaaaaaaaaaaacactcacaagGACAACAAGACTTTGTTCTCAGTGACCCCTAATTTGCAAGCACATCAAGTGCGGGCGCACCTGTTCCGAAGGATGTTGTTGTCGTAGTAACCACAGGCGCCCTGTTTCTTCCCACAGGCGTGCTTCCACCAGACACAGGAGTAGTCAATGGCCAGCCCAAACACAGCAGGGGCTGGCAACCAGGCTGAAACATATATACGAAATATATTCAGATATTGGATTTTTTTGGGGACTGGAACATGAAGGATAGGGAACTGTTGTCCAGCAATCACATGCGCTTAGAGGCTAACTTACCTAGCATTCTTATCAGCAGGAACTGGACTCCAATTGCGAAGGATTTCTCCTCTTGAAAGACTGTCCTGAAAAAAATCAAAAATAACAATCATGCATACATATCATCGTCATCATCTTCACCCCACCACCACTGTCATCGTCATCATCCACACCACAATCCTCATCACCACCAGCACCATCCTCAACACCACCATCCTCCTCATTGCCACCactatcaacaccatcatccccatCATTACCACCACAACCGTCATCGCCGGTACCTGAGCACCATCATATAGATGGGGTTGTGGGAGAGGCTGGCAATGAAGCCAGCGAAGGCGATGAGGAGAATGGCAGGCAGGACGAGGTGAGGGCAGCTCGTGGTGCAGGAACCTGGGAGGGCCCTGCCCATCCCCATACCAGCAGCGCCAGCGGGCACAGCAGACAGAGCGGTCACACAGCTACACATGGTGTAAGTctagggaggagagaaagggtaCATTCTTTTAACAGTATTTTCTTACCGTCTTAAAGGATGTCTCACACTGCATATAAaattaggatcttaatttgagccagtttgctaacAGCAGGAAAATGATCCCATCAGAAGGAAATATGACTTACTATGTGCATTATAATCAATGGGCATTTTTTGTAGTTTTTTTGTTGATACATTTTCGATAGGGCAAATCAAATTTGACATTTTAGAGTGGAAATCACAAACTTTAAaatcctttttaaaccttgaataaacCACAAGTTTGCATCCGCAGCTGTGCAGGAGAATCCTCAGCAACAACAGAGGGATCAAGATTAAGATCCCACGTCTgtaagcaagaggacaagtagcCCTTTGACTCGTTTATGAGATACAAGAGGCTACCAAATGTCTTTTGAATACCAACTTCCACATAGTTAGGTTTCAAATTGGTTCGTGCTGTCTCGCCACAGATCTGTTGACCAGGGCTAGGCTTCACATACAGTCTATCTCAAGGATGACCTAATGTCGTACCTGGACTCTGTGAGGGTTTAGTGTGTCGACGGAGACGTCGGTGCAGCCAGCGTGACAAGGAGAGATGTACTCTGTGTTGTCCTCTCCACACACGGGGTTAAAGACGTTATTCAGACAGGAACAGTTGGAgttacagagagatagagacctggggggggggggggggttaacaaCACAAGTGAGATCGGGTGGTCCTCAGATAGAATCACAGAGTTTGATGATGGCTGACTTGTGCCTTTCAAGATATACTATTTGAGTTAGtgatagaatggaatagaatatttGCCAACGTTTCAGTAATGGTTGATTAGGAATGTATTGAGTGAAGGCTACAATGGTGCAACGTGTTGAGGGTACAATAAAGTCAGTGATCTGTAGAAAGGTCGTGATGTAGAGAGAGTATAAGGAGACTTAACATGAATAATTGAGAGCAGAGGATTTGTGCTGCcgattgttattattattattatttttttaaatcacacagTAGAATACGACACAGTAATGAGGGCTATTTTTGTATAGACAGATCCCGCTCACCTATTAGTCCACTGGTCCTGTGTGTCACCGTAGCCTGTGTTGACCCCCGCCACTCTCTGAGTGGAACAGCCCATGAAGAAGAGAGGTACACAGagcagtatggagagggagagaggtgccaAACACAGCCAGAGAAGGGTCCGCACAGGTGGGCGTACACACTTCATCACCACCCCGCCCAGCAGCAGCCCTACAGCAGCCATGGGCAGGTTGATGGCCCctggagaaagacaacaggatGGAGGTCACAGTTGGTTATTGAGAAAAAACGATGGAAAGTTGAAAACTACTTagagtacattgtgtgtgtgtgtttgtgcatgtgtgtggtgtttgtgcaCGTGCGTGTATGTTTCGTGTGCATAGGTTTGTGCACGTGTGCCTGTGCATGTGTAGCGTATGTAACTCCTCACCGATGAGTAAGCTGCTGTAGGCGGCGGTAGTGCCGTACTGGTGCTCCAGGAACTTGCTGAGGAATGTGGCGAGGCCGGCGATGGAGGAGGAGAAACAACACTGAGACAGGATCAGCAGCAGGAAGACGGGCCGCAGCAGAATCCTCAGGAGCAGCCGCGGGAACACTGGGATAtgcacaagaacacacacac from Oncorhynchus masou masou isolate Uvic2021 chromosome 3, UVic_Omas_1.1, whole genome shotgun sequence includes these protein-coding regions:
- the LOC135508329 gene encoding ras-related protein Rab-6B-like isoform X2 — its product is MSAGGDLGNPLRKFKLVFLGEQSVGKTSLITRFMYDSFDNTYQATIGIDFLSKTMYLEDRTVRLQLWDTAGQERFRSLIPSYIRDSTVAVVVYDITNVNSFQQTCKWIDDVRTERGSDVIIMLVGNKTDLEEKRQITIEEGEQRAKELNVMFIETSAKTGTNVKQLFRRVAAALPGMESLDDANPEGMIDIKLDKPAEPTVPEGGCLC
- the LOC135517419 gene encoding solute carrier organic anion transporter family member 2A1-like isoform X1, which produces MEEEKKEKSKPSCNIKIFVLCHSLLQLTQLLHSAYFKSCITTIERRFGFNSMSMGTVSSLHEMGNMVLVVFVSYFGSRVNRPRFIGFGGLLMSCAAATLALPHFLSKPYQYHSMSAAGGSWDMCVPRENSSAPEVCRQGGGGDPSEARTQLLTLAASQVLFGIGSVPIQPFGISYIDDFAEPGNSALYIAILFSISVFGPAFGYLLGSMMLRIYIDVDKIGLDSPLDLTPSDPRWVGAWWMGLLVSSGCLALASIPYFFFPQVKVPAQAKAPKTESDPLKDETSSETSLIDFLKMFPRLLLRILLRPVFLLLILSQCCFSSSIAGLATFLSKFLEHQYGTTAAYSSLLIGAINLPMAAVGLLLGGVVMKCVRPPVRTLLWLCLAPLSLSILLCVPLFFMGCSTQRVAGVNTGYGDTQDQWTNRSLSLCNSNCSCLNNVFNPVCGEDNTEYISPCHAGCTDVSVDTLNPHRVQTYTMCSCVTALSAVPAGAAGMGMGRALPGSCTTSCPHLVLPAILLIAFAGFIASLSHNPIYMMVLRTVFQEEKSFAIGVQFLLIRMLAWLPAPAVFGLAIDYSCVWWKHACGKKQGACGYYDNNILRNRYFGLQLGYKCLGLVLLALAGWRVQHTPCLSIEKEPGVPV
- the LOC135517419 gene encoding solute carrier organic anion transporter family member 2A1-like isoform X3, which encodes MEEEKKEKSKPSCNIKIFVLCHSLLQLTQLLHSAYFKSCITTIERRFGFNSMSMGTVSSLHEMGNMVLVVFVSYFGSRVNRPRFIGFGGLLMSCAAATLALPHFLSKPYQYHSMSAAILFSISVFGPAFGYLLGSMMLRIYIDVDKIGLDSPLDLTPSDPRWVGAWWMGLLVSSGCLALASIPYFFFPQVKVPAQAKAPKTESDPLKDETSSETSLIDFLKMFPRLLLRILLRPVFLLLILSQCCFSSSIAGLATFLSKFLEHQYGTTAAYSSLLIGAINLPMAAVGLLLGGVVMKCVRPPVRTLLWLCLAPLSLSILLCVPLFFMGCSTQRVAGVNTGYGDTQDQWTNRSLSLCNSNCSCLNNVFNPVCGEDNTEYISPCHAGCTDVSVDTLNPHRVQTYTMCSCVTALSAVPAGAAGMGMGRALPGSCTTSCPHLVLPAILLIAFAGFIASLSHNPIYMMVLRTVFQEEKSFAIGVQFLLIRMLAWLPAPAVFGLAIDYSCVWWKHACGKKQGACGYYDNNILRNRYFGLQLGYKCLGLVLLALAGWRVQHTPCLSIEKEPGVPV
- the LOC135517419 gene encoding solute carrier organic anion transporter family member 2A1-like isoform X2 — protein: MEEEKKEKSKPSCNIKIFVLCHSLLQLTQLLHSAYFKSCITTIERRFGFNSMSMGTVSSLHEMGNMVLVVFVSYFGSRVNRPRFIGFGGLLMSCAAATLALPHFLSKPYQYHSMSAAGGSWDMCVPRENSSAPEVCRQGGGGDPSEARTQLLTLAASQVLFGIGSVPIQPFGISYIDDFAEPGNSALYIAILFSISVFGPAFGYLLGSMMLRIYIDVDKIGLDSPLDLTPSDPRWVGAWWMGLLVSSGCLALASIPYFFFPQVKVPAQAKAPKTESDPLKDETSSETSLIDFLKMFPRLLLRILLRPVFLLLILSQCCFSSSIAGLATFLSKFLEHQYGTTAAYSSLLIGAINLPMAAVGLLLGGVVMKCVRPPVRTLLWLCLAPLSLSILLCVPLFFMGCSTQRVAGVNTGYGDTQDQWTNRSLSLCNSNCSCLNNVFNPVCGEDNTEYISPCHAGCTDVSVDTLNPHRVQTYTMCSCVTALSAVPAGAAGMGMGRALPGSCTTSCPHLVLPAILLIAFAGFIASLSHNPIYMMVLRTVFQEEKSFAIGVQFLLIRMLAWLPAPAVFGLAIDYSCVWWKHACGKKQGACGYYDNNILRNRCART
- the LOC135508329 gene encoding ras-related protein Rab-6B-like isoform X1 → MSAGGDLGNPLRKFKLVFLGEQSVGKTSLITRFMYDSFDNTYQATIGIDFLSKTMYLEDRTVRNSVRLQLWDTAGQERFRSLIPSYIRDSTVAVVVYDITNVNSFQQTCKWIDDVRTERGSDVIIMLVGNKTDLEEKRQITIEEGEQRAKELNVMFIETSAKTGTNVKQLFRRVAAALPGMESLDDANPEGMIDIKLDKPAEPTVPEGGCLC